The Coffea eugenioides isolate CCC68of chromosome 8, Ceug_1.0, whole genome shotgun sequence genome has a segment encoding these proteins:
- the LOC113779725 gene encoding deSI-like protein At4g17486: protein MRLFPLSSSSSSSKDRNSNGERNRVSLYLNVYDLTNINDYLYWFGLGIFHSGIEVHGLEYGYGAHEYPTSGVFEVEPKNCPGFVFRRSVLLGSTDMTRSEIQSFMEHLSSKYHGDNYHLIAKNCNHFTDDVSMCLTGKQIPGWVNRLAHLGSFFNCLLPESIQIQAVRLPDHQAYSDDGTDSVGSSVSADVEEEELDHHLLTVTNSDVAFLKEKPVRLTKEAL, encoded by the exons ATGCGGTTGTTTCCattgagctcgagttcgagttcatcAAAGGATCGGAATAGTAATGGAGAGAGAAATCGGGTCTCTTTGTATTTAAATGTATATGACCTCACAAATATAAACGACTATCTCTACTGGTTCGGGCTTGGGATTTTTCATTCCGGCATTGAAG TACATGGTTTAGAGTATGGGTATGGAGCACATGAGTATCCAACAAGTGGGGTGTTTGAAGTTGAACCCAAAAATTGCCCTGGTTTTGTTTTTAGGCGGTCAGTCCTTTTGGGTAGCACCGACATGACTCGTTCAGAAATTCAGTCATTCATGGAGCATCTTTCTAGCAAATATCATGGAGACAACTATCATCTGATTGCCAAGAATTGCAATCATTTCACCGATGATGTTAGCATGTGTCTCACAGGAAAGCAAATTCCTGGATGGGTGAACCGACTAGCACATTTAG GTTCTTTCTTCAATTGTCTGCTGCCAGAGAGCATTCAGATTCAAGCAGTAAGACTCCCTGATCATCAAGCATATTCAG ATGATGGGACAGATTCTGTAGGATCATCAGTTTCAGCAGATGTTGAAGAAGAGGAGCTAGATCATCATCTACTGACGGTTACAAACAGTGATGTAGCATTTTTGAAGGAAAAGCCAGTGAGGCTAACAAAGGAGGCTCTTTGA
- the LOC113780836 gene encoding uncharacterized protein LOC113780836: MNKRSCCEIEEEMAALHTKIEELKELGNRFIPSTMTKIIRGEVMEFVAHLKHHYRMEMYKDSSIGPWNSCSRHFCHRKPFEVEAVSFYQKEDERDAIYGCKESGFFLHEICAQFQLPQEWNHSCHSEDPLSLYEVESGAPQKFQCHLCESNGSNFVYHCAICKFSIDLLCINLKPTKKLEVHAPENNHRHPLFIFEAPFVVDFRCSFCHSHIYGTVCLDSLQKHIA; this comes from the exons ATGAACAAGAGGAGTTGTTGCGAGATAGAAGAAGAGATGGCTGCTCTACATACCAAGATAGAAGAACTGAAGGAACTCGGAAATCGGTTCATTCCATCCACAATG ACTAAAATCATCCGAGGAGAAGTAATGGAATTTGTAGCCCATCTCAAGCATCATTATCGAATGGAGATGTATAAAGATTCAAGTATAGGACCATGGAATTCTTGCTCGCGTCATTTCTGCCACAGAAAGCCTTTCGAAGTAGAGGCAGTCTCATTTTACcaaaaagaagatgaaagagATGCTATATACGGTTGTAAAGAGAGTGGGTTTTTCCTTCATGAAATTTGTGCTCAATTTCAATTGCCTCAAGAGTGGAACCATTCCTGTCACTCTGAGGATCCTCTTTCGCTTTACGAAGTGGAATCCGGTGCTCCTCAGAAGTTCCAGTGCCATTTATGTGAATCCAATGGTTCAAATTTTGTGTACCATTGTGCAATCTGTAAGTTCAGCATAGACCTTCTTTGCATTAACTTGAAGCCTACCAAGAAATTGGAAGTTCATGCCCCTGAAAACAACCACCGGCATCCCCTATTCATATTTGAAGCACCATTTGTGGTCGATTTTCGCTGCTCTTTTTGCCATAGTCACATCTATGGGACTGTCTGTCTTGATTCATTGCAGAAACATATCGCATGA